The following are encoded in a window of Cyprinus carpio isolate SPL01 chromosome A13, ASM1834038v1, whole genome shotgun sequence genomic DNA:
- the LOC109103836 gene encoding uncharacterized protein LOC109103836 isoform X2 yields MILSDQSTPEDFDTAAEVLKTWSKLNNSFSQDWLCEYLQEIDQFVEKNFPSLPAEGPQGSQLEQMQEFLNSAQSVIYDEVCRLTPLLKDAGLLVHLMDSYSHHLFTNLDLLLNRDLSANEIFCLLMWGKNVFFSPDSQHFFRVYDPLLLTGWFERATRKLLPKLEDDISTTLQNIRHYDEEHGHNEDSMDEETFIRVHLDVTQCLNAVINNSKEFSNTLMCTAQTLCLKELHHFVQEYAHAQKKCLGKQKPLNSKYVHLFRLISTSRQLRFFADRLNNPDINNSNDLSNIICMLEELEDHVLSIVQKMMKHLAQGYLRKYFKKEGEQIQMLTEGIQKRCASLPQAHVGKEIQEIFVNVAYDCISHVYLDCLMKSKFKRLEKRWGNVGERMREDALSFHNTFTELNGSDDQRYHLLQRMSEVLLCSDVDALKITCCDLFRDFPQDSEQYVPGLLRWKGVLSERQVKEVLTVSRDLVLDLKPRRVTCQRLKGLCCCL; encoded by the exons ATGATTCTGAGTGACCAATCAACCCCTGAGGACTTTGACACTGCAGCTGAGGTGCTGAAAACATGGAGCAAACTGAACAACAGCTTCTCTCAAGACTGGCTTTGTGAGTACCTTCAGGAAATAGATCAGTTTGTTGAGAAAAACTTTCCCTCGCTGCCAGCAGAGGGACCACAAGGATCTCAGTTAGAGCAGATGCAAGAATTTCTAAACAGTGCACAGAGTGTTATATATGATGAGGTGTGTCGATTAACACCTTTACTGAAAGATGCTGGACTGCTAGTTCATCTGATGGACAGTTACAGCCATCACCTCTTTACCAACCTGGACCTGCTCCTAAACAGAGATCTTTCAGCGAATGAAATTTTCTGCCTTCTAATGtggggaaaaaatgttttcttcag TCCAGACTCACAGCATTTCTTCAGAGTGTACGACCCTCTGCTGTTGACAGGTTGGTTTGAGAGAGCAACAAGGAAGCTGCTGCCAAAACTGGAG GATGACATCTCCACGACTCTACAGAACATCCGACACTATGATGAGGAACATGGACATAATGAGGACTCAATGGATGAAGAAACTTTCATCAGAGTTCACTTAGATGTCACCCAG TGTCTGAATGCTGTTATTAACAATTCTAAAGAATTTAGTAACACCCTGATGTGTACAGCACAGACGCTCTGCCTTAAAGAGCTTCATCATTTTGTTCAGGA GTATGCACATGCACAGAAAAAATGTCTGGGAAAACAGAAACCCCTGAACTCAAAATATGTGCATCTGTTTCGGCTCATCAGCACCAGTAGGCAACTCAG atTTTTTGCTGATCGACTCAACAATCCGGATATTAACAACAGTAACGACCTCTCAAACATCATCTGCATGTTAGAGGAGCTGGAAGATCACGTTCTGTCAATTGTACAGAAGATGATGAAACACTTAGCGCAG ggctatttgagaaaatatttcaaaaaagaaGGTGAGCAAATTCAAATGCTGACAGAGGGCATTCAAAAGCGGTGTGCATCTCTGCCTCAGGCTCATGTGGGAAAAGAGATTCAGGAG ATCTTTGTAAATGTAGCCTATGACTGCATTTCACACGTATATCTGGATTGCCTGATGAAGAGCAAGTTCAAGCGGCTAGAGAAGAGATGGGGAAATGTCGGAGAAAGGATGAGAGAGGATGCTCTCAGTTTTCACAACACATTTACTGAACTG AATGGCAGTGATGACCAGAGGTACCATCTCCTTCAGAGAATGAGTGAAGTTTTGCTCTGCAGTGATGTAGATGCACTGAAGATTACCTGTTGTGATTTGTTCAGGGATTTCCCTCAAGACAG TGAGCAGTATGTACCTGGTCTGCTGCGCTGGAAAGGTGTGTTATCAGAGCGACAGGTGAAGGAAGTGCTGACTGTGAGCCGGGATCTCGTTCTGGATCTAAAGCCTAGACGTGTCACATGTCAGCGTCTGAAGGGGCTTTGCTGTTGTCTTTGA
- the LOC109103836 gene encoding uncharacterized protein LOC109103836 isoform X1, translated as MFIYEGNSHKCTCCEHCNLTIYSHVFCGTSKLFICVKFKQTKMLSVLRRKKKNGNEETPLMKNIEQTDGEQTSEYSSQQSGVPDLIALDVEASNKRVLNILRMILSDQSTPEDFDTAAEVLKTWSKLNNSFSQDWLCEYLQEIDQFVEKNFPSLPAEGPQGSQLEQMQEFLNSAQSVIYDEVCRLTPLLKDAGLLVHLMDSYSHHLFTNLDLLLNRDLSANEIFCLLMWGKNVFFSPDSQHFFRVYDPLLLTGWFERATRKLLPKLEDDISTTLQNIRHYDEEHGHNEDSMDEETFIRVHLDVTQCLNAVINNSKEFSNTLMCTAQTLCLKELHHFVQEYAHAQKKCLGKQKPLNSKYVHLFRLISTSRQLRFFADRLNNPDINNSNDLSNIICMLEELEDHVLSIVQKMMKHLAQGYLRKYFKKEGEQIQMLTEGIQKRCASLPQAHVGKEIQEIFVNVAYDCISHVYLDCLMKSKFKRLEKRWGNVGERMREDALSFHNTFTELNGSDDQRYHLLQRMSEVLLCSDVDALKITCCDLFRDFPQDSEQYVPGLLRWKGVLSERQVKEVLTVSRDLVLDLKPRRVTCQRLKGLCCCL; from the exons ATGTTCATTTATGAGGGAAACTCCCATAAATGCACCTGCTGTGAGCACTGCAATCTCACCATTTACTCTCATGTATTCTGCGGGACAAGCAAGCTTTTTATTTGTGTgaagttcaaacaaacaaaaatgctaaGCGTGTTGAGGCGGAAAAAAAAGAATGGGAATGAAGAgacccctttaatgaaaaacATAGAGCAGACAGATG GGGAACAGACATCTGAATACAGTTCACAGCAGTCCGGAGTTCCTGATCTCATCGCTCTAGATGTTGAAGCGAGTAACAAGAGAGTGCTTAATATTCTCAGAATGATTCTGAGTGACCAATCAACCCCTGAGGACTTTGACACTGCAGCTGAGGTGCTGAAAACATGGAGCAAACTGAACAACAGCTTCTCTCAAGACTGGCTTTGTGAGTACCTTCAGGAAATAGATCAGTTTGTTGAGAAAAACTTTCCCTCGCTGCCAGCAGAGGGACCACAAGGATCTCAGTTAGAGCAGATGCAAGAATTTCTAAACAGTGCACAGAGTGTTATATATGATGAGGTGTGTCGATTAACACCTTTACTGAAAGATGCTGGACTGCTAGTTCATCTGATGGACAGTTACAGCCATCACCTCTTTACCAACCTGGACCTGCTCCTAAACAGAGATCTTTCAGCGAATGAAATTTTCTGCCTTCTAATGtggggaaaaaatgttttcttcag TCCAGACTCACAGCATTTCTTCAGAGTGTACGACCCTCTGCTGTTGACAGGTTGGTTTGAGAGAGCAACAAGGAAGCTGCTGCCAAAACTGGAG GATGACATCTCCACGACTCTACAGAACATCCGACACTATGATGAGGAACATGGACATAATGAGGACTCAATGGATGAAGAAACTTTCATCAGAGTTCACTTAGATGTCACCCAG TGTCTGAATGCTGTTATTAACAATTCTAAAGAATTTAGTAACACCCTGATGTGTACAGCACAGACGCTCTGCCTTAAAGAGCTTCATCATTTTGTTCAGGA GTATGCACATGCACAGAAAAAATGTCTGGGAAAACAGAAACCCCTGAACTCAAAATATGTGCATCTGTTTCGGCTCATCAGCACCAGTAGGCAACTCAG atTTTTTGCTGATCGACTCAACAATCCGGATATTAACAACAGTAACGACCTCTCAAACATCATCTGCATGTTAGAGGAGCTGGAAGATCACGTTCTGTCAATTGTACAGAAGATGATGAAACACTTAGCGCAG ggctatttgagaaaatatttcaaaaaagaaGGTGAGCAAATTCAAATGCTGACAGAGGGCATTCAAAAGCGGTGTGCATCTCTGCCTCAGGCTCATGTGGGAAAAGAGATTCAGGAG ATCTTTGTAAATGTAGCCTATGACTGCATTTCACACGTATATCTGGATTGCCTGATGAAGAGCAAGTTCAAGCGGCTAGAGAAGAGATGGGGAAATGTCGGAGAAAGGATGAGAGAGGATGCTCTCAGTTTTCACAACACATTTACTGAACTG AATGGCAGTGATGACCAGAGGTACCATCTCCTTCAGAGAATGAGTGAAGTTTTGCTCTGCAGTGATGTAGATGCACTGAAGATTACCTGTTGTGATTTGTTCAGGGATTTCCCTCAAGACAG TGAGCAGTATGTACCTGGTCTGCTGCGCTGGAAAGGTGTGTTATCAGAGCGACAGGTGAAGGAAGTGCTGACTGTGAGCCGGGATCTCGTTCTGGATCTAAAGCCTAGACGTGTCACATGTCAGCGTCTGAAGGGGCTTTGCTGTTGTCTTTGA